The window caccaggaccatccacaagcggacgctgggatcctgatgagatggaggtgctgcactggatataggtacgactcaagtacagtacctcagctgcctgtctgggttggcaatccccacacaccatcatgcgggagactcaggagtcctgttgccaacaggtgcaccaccagacactacactaatggggactgcttagaccacaggggccaatatgagattgggtgggtcaggccagaaaatccgttacaattacacccaagagccaagagctgacactctcagcccttgccatatggtttcaggggtagccagcaataataacagcaataacaccctccttttgttcacttgtattacatgtgaacaatatcatataaaggataacagcatttaaagcataaccttaatggaattgcttgatgtatagcaagactaacctaaaacctttgggtataacattttcataaaaaaaatctcaaaagaaccctactgaatataaatataatctgctatagtcttctgacagaaacttttagaacacaaaatagcatctgatttgctgaaagaacaacctgtagcataaaaacctatagacacagatttaaaggtgggacacatttgagagaaaaagatggttaaaaatgataaaatattaaatatttgatcaactttgcagaaaaataattccatagagaaccctctagtatatgagagagagtggctcagtgagtaacgacactgactggcactgagagcctGAAGCAGGTGGAGCCCGGTTCaactcccagtgtcggctccccgAGACTCCGggcaagtcactctatctccctgtgcctcaggcaccaaaaacgtagactgtaagctccacggggcagggacccgcgcctgcaaaaatgtctctgcaaagcgccGCGCACAACCAGCAGCACTATAGAAgaaaatgctattattattattattagtatactggcagacctggtcaggggccgttttccttgtacgttgctttactgctatttcggggtctgcacacttatacatggctcagcactagagtttctgtgctgattacattggactagtggttactttatccacctgttcccactgcaatacactagtgattctatgcagttcatcagtgatccagaacattacattgtgttcatactataggatctgagcgtttaatatttgttttaatcaacattattttacactgttattaaagatttaagttttaaccacttcgttacccacccaccaggtgtttagagtgctcattttgggttactgtcctctgtttattggaactctatattaatcaatttacacctgtttccatttcaagccatataacaagctcaaataactctctgggtttcctgccaaaaccttgtaccagaaaaaatggttaattactggttactgcaatacaatttgggacagcttgaaatatgcagctcttcacacagcccgacaatgtttctggtattcaaaaattaaaactggatctttgttaaacagaaaattgtaggctttaacatatacttttagatagtttagttactggttatacacaaaaagagcacagagcgcagatacaaaacaaacagaattttacgcttctttCACACATATTTTCTTACCTAttttaataaataggaaaacaaaacagtttgatcctgcagaataaattaataaagatatcccttttttttttttttcatatcataattaacttcttctttttttttttttttctttatttaaactaatttttaaaatgctgagcttctagttagctttgtgtctagaatatatttcccctgttattctatataagatattcacctgattttatctgtggagatttagaggaaaagaattataattctggttaaggaaataaatcgcctggccagtacgataaacatccttattattccagtgactggactgtttacaaaaataattcatcctttctttattctttttctccacagatacccaaaactttaaattagtttatattattgtggtggtgtacaccttttaaaaattaaatttcaatcatgagcaattaattatattcttattttagaatcaTTTGCAAGTACTGAATAGtgattttgtatacatacaataaaccagtattcttattattcaatgcaaataacactttcacatagatagaattcacccagattcttacaagcacacatacagggattactcaatcaatcaaccttttttttttaccatatccatacttaaaaataaaacattctgagggaaaaagaaacctatacctgttatactcttgttttccacttttcaattcagacaggaaaatattattaatttaaacTTAATATATACTCATACTCAGTTAATGTTGCACAAATAATTTGAGTTTGCATGTTCGTTTTTCCTAAGAGGCATTCACGATTTTTAGTACATTCCTATGCCTGTGTAAAAATAGCTggaggaaaaaaggtgggggctacttgcagctgcttattacaatacatacaggcgagagagagagacagctgatttTGCCACTAACAGCGAGGGAGAGGGCTGACAGGTTAGTGTAAGTTCATTAGATGACAAAATGTTAGTGCCCATAATGAGTTTATACAGGAAAGAAatcttaacactttatgcgcacgtattaataaatcattattaacttaactttaaacaatacttaccttcacttaactttaaacaataccttgacttaacattaaacaatccttatgttaacttaactttaaacaataccttgacttaacattaaacaatccttatgttaacttaactttaaacaattttaacttaacttaacttaaattgccacgctatttgaaatcatatactgtccgttttacttatcagggacttactgtacacttgattaaacaatagggacccaccctttgttacattaatcacagacttaccctcgataaaaccaaaagggactctcaccctttgttacataaatcggggacttacccttgattaaagggacttacccacgattaaacaataaggactctcaccttatgttcttttgcccttataaatttaggttgtttagtttcgcagaggaaaaggtgagaaacaaataaaaagaatctatactcaccctttttcctgtgcgaaattccacttctgtcaccaaaactgttagatctctacagatcaggtccttctagggcaagcaaaaccttttctcccgggagctactgaaacgcaacagatatgggatgctttcaattagcgtagcatatacgagctcggagctgtgaaaattcaaggaagctagtggttgaattgtcacaactaaattttaatgattctcaagcaggtttatatacacaaagcagggacaaaaatacagttgtcatctgttacaaatatgggtacacatctaaatttacatgtatccttcacataatgccttttctgtagagcttaaaacatttaactgctgagcaagagacatatacaatggtgacttataaggcagccctatcctctgttttaacaatattttgacaagcattgaacagttggtctcaagctatttacgatagcctcccgtgaaaatagcaaggccagcgtattctttttaaccttatcaattccagaagacagttttaaccttacaatatcatttgttattcatgtgtgatataaaaaggttgctgttgcatactgctgttgttaggttcttgctcagggtataatctctataatggggatcctgggtgagtggaggcgctgcaccacaagtgataaaggtatacccccaggctcccaatatgcggaggctcagagctcctgaagccacaggtttatgcaccgtagtcccttagttcaggtgttcacaaaaagggctacatatacaatacaactttcgcaatggcgacggcaACGGGTGACTTCATCGGTTGTgtcgccggctgtataagcgcagcctaaaccTCTCCGGCTAAAAGTGTTGAGGGAAATGTTGTTaacttgtttttaaatgtttcatttaaagcagcagtaagAACAAATAAAAGTTGGATGTGCTTATCAGGAGATGCATGATACATAGGGAGGCATTCTAGTAGCCGTGAGTTCCATGCGGAAACAGCTCTGTCCAAACCGTGCAGGAAACAGCCCTGTCCAAACCGTGCGGAAAAGGGTTTACTTTTTTTGCAGCGTTTTCATTCCAGCTGTGCAAATCCGGTGGGAATGACCAAAAAGGTTAAAACGCGCATTTGTTGACAACTAGCTGAATTGGAAGGTCCGCTAAGTGCAAAAGACAAAACCGCTTGTAATAACTTGTATTTATTTCTCGCCTCCTTCAGAGTGAGTGGCGAGATTGGTCTTGCGAGTTTCATTCAGAGccggaaatatgggttttgccAAGAGAGAGCAAACCCATATCTCGGCAGAACCCCATATCTCGGCAGAACCCGataagtcagactggggatggagttagcattACCTCAGGTCATGCCACTTCACAAGCCGCTACAATCTGAGTGTATGGGCTCTTAAACCGCGCGGTTTGTCATTTTTAATAGACGCGGTTTAAACAATGCGATTTGTAATACAGAATATGGATTTTTGGCTAGTTGTAATCCGCTACTTTTGACCATGTCAAACCGCGTGGTTTTACAAGGGCAAGCTCGCAGTTACTAGAAAATCCCCCCACAGTTTGAATCCCCACCGCGGAGAAATGACAAGGTCTTCGTGTTCTGCTGACTTTCTTTCACTTGTATCTTTCAGTTTATCTATAAGAAGAATTACGGCCCCATGTGGAAGTCTTCTCTGGGACAGTACACAAGTGTGAACATTGCTGATGTAGAAATTCTGGAGACTTTGCTGAGGCAGGAGGGGAAGTATCCCATGAGGAGTGATATGGAGCCCTGGAAGGAACATCGGCGCCAGAGGGACCTGTCTTATGGACCTTTTACAGAGTAAGTTCCCGGGGGCATTAATATTACCAAAGCAAACTTCAGAGAGGACAGGACCTGTAAATACATAAAGAGAAAGAATCCATGTGAACAAGCACTCTTCCTCCAGTGAAATAAAATAAGAAATTGTTTAATGtggaaaggaaaacaaaaaagttaAAACCTATTAGATGCAAAAAAGCTACCACCCATTCTGTGCCAAATGTAAGTGGTACAGAAATACGGATGCCACGTGTAAATGACACTGATTAGTGTTCCTGTCTTCTataggataggggcagacactgGTAACTACCACAGGTCAAAATATTTTGAACACTTAAATATCTTACCCTGAAAAGGGATATTTTAagtcactgtatatactgtagtgtatataCGTCACTGCATATACTGACGTGACAGTGATCTACATATCTAATTCTGATCCCTTACAGTGGTAAATCACCCAATTGGGCAGACAGCCTCATAGACCACTGGGTTGACCCACTAATTGGGGAGAGTGATCATGTAGGTAACCATTATGTACTAGATTAAACAATGCTACCCCTGTTCAGGCAGTAGCTTGATGTTTGCAGCTAAGCACAGAATATATGCATGAGAGTGAGTGCTGGCACACAAGGTGCCTCACTGAATGTCACTTCCAGGTAGAGACCGTGGACCCCACCAATATGGTAatgtagtacacacacacacacatataactagCTAGTGGGTGCCTCCTAGGGCCCACAACTTAGTTTAACTACCTCACAGCATGCAGGAGTGGTAGTAACACAGGGCTATTTTCGCCAAACAGGAACTCTGATGGATAGTAAAAGTACCATAGCCTAGCGCTGTGGTCGCATCTAGTGACGTCAGAGACTTAGCGTCATCTacacccgacgtacgtttcgtccCACGTGGGGAATTCGTCTGGGGTATTCTTTCTCAGGACTGGACCTGGTCTGAGAGCCTTGGCACTTCTAATTACAGcagaggtgtgcaaactgggaggTGCGCATCCCAGGGGAGgtgcgagattttctgggggggggggcggaccatggtggttgcagaggtcccgcactatccacaaaggcatttaaattaaatgccggaggaccgtgcgaggcctctgtaactaacttaccttggcttctagcgatgcgtcgtcatggtaacgtgacatcacatgaccccatggcgtTATTTGTCGCCGGAGCCGAGCAGGGTGGACGAAAGCaagcaggggggggcgcagggggaaaagattgtgcacccctgcgtTACAGTATATGAGAGTAAAAGGTCTCCATAGTGGAGATTTCTTGTGATACGGAGCCAAATATCTGGAACAGAATGGGTATAATTAAATGATGCGTAAACTGAGAAGGTGCCCTGCTCCACTCAGCTTGATTCAGATTACAATTGTAAAGGAGGGGTGCGATATAGGGTGTAGTGAAGCAGAAACAGGACCCTATTTACAGAAGTGCACTTAAAAGACAACCTCCTAactataaatacaaaaataatacatcTTTATTTCATTCCAAACTCATCGTTAGAAATTGAGCTGAAAGCAAATACTCTGGTACTAGGATATCAATAAATCCCAGGTCTCTATAAAATAGTAGTCCTTGTATAAATATTCAGTATTATCTCTCAataacatatttatatatgtataagtaTGAATTACTGTGTTATTTGTTGAGTTATTCAGTCTCTTCTTTCAATCtaaaagtttgagccaccaataGTTTGCAATCGATGTGTCTCATCGCTCAATTCTCATACTTAAAGTGCAGTGAAGTCTCCAAAAAATAAATGACAAAGGAGAGACGCTCCCAGTGAATAGAACGGCTTTTCTAAGCTATACAGCGTTGTTGTTATTTATCACTAGCTGACACAACGATGAGTTTTGAATGAAATAAAGATGTATTCTGTTTGTGTTTATAGTTAGGAGGTTGTCGTTTGAatgaggcataccccgctttaagtacactcactttaagtacactcgcgagtaagtacatatcgcccaataggcaaacggcagctcacgcatgcgcctgtcatcacgtcctgaacagcaataccggctccatacctgtaccgaagctgtgcgcaagcggggagactatagagcctgttacaaatgcgttatttacatcagttatgcacgtatataacgattgcagtacagtacatgcatcgataagtgggaaaaggtagtgcttcactttaagtacattttcgctttacatacatgctccggtcccattgcgtacgttaatgcgacgTATGCCTGTACTGCATAGGTTCTGTTTCCCTTGGGTATACACTAATTAAACGATAGCACTGTTTTGACGTTCTGCAGCTACTCTGTCAGTGTAATTGTGCTACATACACAACTGCTGATATTTGTAACAAACCATGCAGTCAAAATACAACTAtagtcccagcactcactgactatatgaaaaaaaaaaaaactgatggaATGTCAAAAgcaaaaaaatgatttaatataAGCACAAGGTAACTCCCAATTGGAGTGAAGCTGGTATATATGGACCCTATTAATACAGTGGAAAGTGTAATATTACACAGGGTCAGGAAGTGGGGTAAACAAAACCATaaaagtggggagagagggggaaaacaagttctgggggggagggggttaagttTTACAAGGGGGGCAACGACCGTTTCGGGGagaaccccttcctcaggcccgttcccttagGCCTTTGCAGACCATAAGGTACTTCCCTTGACCCTATCCCTAACCACCGGACCAGCACACAGTAATCAAAAACACCAACCTATCACACTAATTCACGCCCAATTGGCAAAGTCCAGAGTACACAGGAGTTAAATAATGAAAATGGAGAGGGTTCAAACCGTCAGGTTTACTGCAACTAAGTCTCTCTTCTCCCACCACTCCTGCAGATGTGTGAGCAGTCAATCCTTTATCCTCTCCCAGGAGGATAATTTAGCTCTCTGTGAtattcaaatcaaatcaaatcaaatcagctttattggcatgacgaaagaacatttcagtattaaCCACTAGTAACCCAACTCCTCGCTGCCCCCGCTGGCAGAACATTGGAACACTTTTCATGTTTGCCCAATATTGATCAGGTCCTGTCAGTACTATTGATTGGTGCCTTTGTactgtcagtgcagtgtgtaaACCATACAGTAAGTAACATGTGCGCCCCTGAATAATgttacacgtctctctctctcccccagggagGGGCATCGCTGGCACAACCTGCGCTCGGTGCTGAACAAGAGGATGCTGAAGCCAGCAGAAGCCGTGCTCTACTCGGGGGTCGTTAACGAAGTGGTAACGGACTTTCTGGTCAGGCTTCGGGAGATCCGAAAAGAAACACCATCTGGGGACATGGTGAATGACGTAGCAAACCACCTGTACAGATTCGCCTTTGAAGGTACTCCAAGTTCTGCAAGGCTTTGCAGGTCCCTCCAGCACTTATGGAGTTAAAATgcaatgtatattttatatacattagTTAAAGTACATTACACATGGGCTAAGCGccagccctcaagcccccccccccccttcctctccaacagggtaggttttcaggatacccctgcttcagcacaggtggctcaatcagaggcccattgagccacctgtgctgaagctaggatatcctgaaatcctgacctgttgagggggcttgaggactggaattgagccccctgcattacattataaacattttaaatatatagaAAGCATAATATATCAATTTGATTTTCTTTTGCATATCTTTACTGAGTGACACTACATTATAATAAAGCAACAGCCCCCCACAAACTGAACGATGAACAGCCCCCCACAAATTGAACGATGAACAGCCCCCCACAAACTGAACGATGAACAGCCCCCCACAAACTGAACGATGATATCTTCAGCAACCTGGAGCCTCAGGTGTCTGAGATGCAAAGGCCACTGAATAGAAAGCCACGAAATCACGTCCCAAAGACAACACCACTTTCTATTGGCCAACTGAGTCACCCGGTTATGAAGATGTTTCCATTTTCTAGGATTTCTTTCAGTTTCAGGTTGCATTTGTGTAtccttctaaggctgcgtccatggtacctCAGACCGCGccgatcagactgccttaaggcagtgttcgcgtacatgcggcgtgcgggcgcaTGCGtgtggaggcaggagggggccCGCGAtacgcgagaaatcagtttctcGTGCgacagggcggtcacgtgagcggttcgcccaatgaggacgcccaatgaggacgaaccagctccgtgacatcactaggaacgccccccacggctggagtactatggccagggaaagcacccgctttccctcagcctccgcgcgtctCTGCACGGGCTGCGGCACCATGTCCGCAGCCTAAATGTTGACAGCCCCTATATATCTGTATAACTCACCTGGCTTGGGGTTTGTTATCCAAGTATGTTGACCATTACTGATCTAGATGGGCTTTCCAGGAGGTTGAGGCATAACCCCATAATATCCGCAATGCAATCATTTGTTTTTAACTTCCTAATTGTTTTTGGAAGTCATAAGAGGGGGTTCTGCACTCGAGAAGGAGAGAATATTGCCACGTACAATGAGCACAGGACATCTGACCACCTGCATTGTCCCCCTCTTCCTTCTACATTAGGTATCTCGTACATTCTGTTTGAGACCCGGATCGGATGTTTGGAGAAGGAAATCCCGACGGAAACCCAGAAGTTTATTGATTCCATTGGTTCCATGCTGAGAAATTCTGTCTATGTCACCGTTCTTCCAAAATGGACCAAGGAGGTGTTTCCGTACTGGAAACGTTACATAGACAGCTGGGACAACATCTTTGCCTTTGGTGAGCATTGTCGCATGAAGAATATCCTTTCTTAAATAATTAGCGCTGGCAACGTTGTGTTTTTGAATTTGACTACCTTGTAGTCACAGATCCCCGATTGGAAATGAACAGGCCAGCTGGGCCATGTGGTTCTTACCGGGCATTAAATGTTTCTGCCTTAAGTGCCTGCTCTTCACTATTTAATTAGAACTATTTTATACTTTcctgcaggggggctcaactcctgtcctcaagccccctcccccccccccccccattcccccaacAGGGCAGTTTTTGAGGATCACCCTGCATCAACACAGGTGTCTCcatcagtccctgcatcagcataggtagctcaattagtccctgcttcagcaaaggtgtctCCATCAGTCGCTGCATCAGCACAGTAGCTCAGTCAGTCTATGCTACGGctcaggtagctcaatcagtccctgcttcagcaaaggtggctcaatcaggggctcggGGTTCgactgtgcctctgattgagccacctgtgctgaagcagggatatcttcaaaacctgacctgttggaggggttgacgactggagttgagcacccctgccttactgTGCAGGTTTATTTCATAAGTAAAGATAAACTAAGAAAGTTGTCCCCTCTTTTGGGTCTTATTGCTTTAGGGAAGAAGCTGATTGACCAGAAAATGGAGAAGGTTCAGGCTCGATTGGAGCGGggtgaggaggtggagggggagtaCCTCACATATCTGCTCTCCAGTGGCAAACTGACCAGTAAGGAGGTGTATGGCAGTGTGGCTGAGTTGCTACTAGCCGGAGTGGACACAGTACGTAGTATGATACCCTTACATTGTTAAAAGAACCAGTGTGTACAAGTGGGATGTTGAAGGGACCACAAAGGACAGGAATAGAAGATACCATCCTCAGTCACGCAGCATTACTACCATGCCTGGAGGAGAAGGGATTTGCATAGAGACAAGCCTGGAGATATTTATTCATTGGGTTTCTCCCTTCGATATCCTTGAAAACCAGAGGGACCAGCACTCCATTGTTATACTATAGAAACTGTAGACAGTACAACAGGGAAAGATAACAAATGATCATTTTATGCATGTGTGAGTGTTGCTCAGAACTGGAATTGTTCTGCAGAGAGGGGCGGAGTGccagaacatattattattattattattattattattataatatgtaATTTTTATGTAGCACTAATATTGTATGAGCCTCCCACTGCAGCTATGGGTTTAACAAGTGGCCTTTCGTTGTGCTTACCTTGTAATTGCGCTGTGATAACGCACTCCCCTCTCCGCAGACATCCAACACATTGTCGTGGTCCCTTTATCACCTGGCAAGAAACCCTGAGATTCAGGACTCCCTGTATCAGGAGGTGATCAGTGTGGCGCCCGGAGAGAGTATTCCCAGCGCTGAAGATATCTCCAGAATGCCGCTGCTGAAGGCGGTGATTAAGGAGACCTTGCGGTAGGTTCTCTGAGCAAACTTCACCGTTTaacagcagcatactgtaaaTAGACAACACATTTTATCTGGGATGATACTGCTGCCCAAAACAGCACAAAGTGTCCAAAATGTTATCGTTATGTTAAAAGTAATTAGGATTTTTGACTTTCAtcaattttgttatttttgtaaatgTATTACACAAGCTACACGATCCCAGGTGTGTGAAGGAATAACGGCTTGTCAATGTGTTATTCATGGGGGAACCAGGATATCAATGTATGAGGTGCTCTTACAGAAAATCATATCACTGTGTGAGGAGCCCCCACAAGTGCAAAAGCTGCCAGCTCCCtaatggctgagccactgattgagccgcctgtgctgatgcagggatatcctgaaaacctgacctgttggtggcccttgaggactggagttggccatcccttgCTCTAGTGGAAAGAATGGGGTATAGGTATATGCCTCCGAAGGGAGGAAGATAAAAGTGACACACCGACCACCAGATTCAGCCAGCTCAGTTACGGGTGTTAACGCCTCTTACTGACTTGACGGGAAGATAACTTGTGCGTTAACCTCTAACGGGGCTCTCTGAATAACCCATTGAGAGAGCTATTTATCGATGTCTCCTTACTGAAAAACTGGCACAAAAACAGCATCACATTTGTCAGAGAATACAGAAAAAATATGATTTATTTGCTTCAATAACTCTGGTGCTATTTTCTTGCATCAGATTGCTAGATAATTGATCGCCTAATTTGCTCAATTGTTAAGACGAGAAACTTGATA is drawn from Ascaphus truei isolate aAscTru1 chromosome 7, aAscTru1.hap1, whole genome shotgun sequence and contains these coding sequences:
- the LOC142499786 gene encoding sterol 26-hydroxylase, mitochondrial-like, which translates into the protein MISPASRRCFLPLSRGRGRLLLQTWNQGRGVAGAAAATGAAERDKRIKTFEDLPGPSLLTNIYWIFLRGYILHSHELQFIYKKNYGPMWKSSLGQYTSVNIADVEILETLLRQEGKYPMRSDMEPWKEHRRQRDLSYGPFTEEGHRWHNLRSVLNKRMLKPAEAVLYSGVVNEVVTDFLVRLREIRKETPSGDMVNDVANHLYRFAFEGISYILFETRIGCLEKEIPTETQKFIDSIGSMLRNSVYVTVLPKWTKEVFPYWKRYIDSWDNIFAFGKKLIDQKMEKVQARLERGEEVEGEYLTYLLSSGKLTSKEVYGSVAELLLAGVDTTSNTLSWSLYHLARNPEIQDSLYQEVISVAPGESIPSAEDISRMPLLKAVIKETLRMYPVVPTNSRVAVDKPIIIGDYCFPKDTLFALSHYAISRDETNFPEPNKFNPQRWFRDGQMKHHPFSSIPFGYGVRACVGRRIAELEMHMALSRIIQKFELRPEPLAGEIKAIARIVLTPQKPINLQFLERTAATRQSA